Proteins from a single region of Erythrobacter sp.:
- a CDS encoding phosphotransferase, which produces MSGFPAHPDDITDDWWGAVLGRVPERWRWEPIGTGQVGDSVRFTLDFGDGAGPQTIAGKFAAADPTSRGTAAMLGLYTKEVRFYRDLAPQLPVRTPKALFAEIADDGASFCLLFEDLAPARGGNQIAGCSIADARAGIVQAAALHAPSWHNRAILDADWLQPDPEAAAKVKALYPQAQAIFRERYAGVLEPEYMALCEALAEHTATTDRVSEAISLVHGDFRLDNLLFDIKGGAEAIAVLDWQTLTIGNGLTDIGYFLGCGIGDALRRAHEGELLDLYCAEMTARGVPMSRDAIWRDYVVGALHGVSTAVFSAAFVVRTERGDANFLSMARGACALCLEHGSLDLMQKG; this is translated from the coding sequence ATGAGCGGATTTCCGGCGCATCCGGACGATATCACCGATGATTGGTGGGGCGCGGTGCTGGGCCGTGTGCCGGAGCGCTGGCGCTGGGAGCCCATCGGCACCGGTCAGGTGGGCGATTCGGTGCGCTTCACGCTCGATTTTGGCGATGGCGCGGGGCCGCAGACGATCGCGGGCAAGTTCGCCGCCGCCGATCCCACCAGTCGCGGCACGGCAGCAATGCTCGGCCTCTACACCAAGGAAGTGCGCTTCTACCGCGATCTTGCCCCGCAATTGCCGGTGCGCACGCCCAAGGCCCTGTTTGCCGAGATTGCCGATGACGGGGCGAGCTTCTGCCTGCTGTTTGAAGACCTCGCGCCCGCGCGCGGGGGCAACCAGATTGCGGGCTGCTCCATCGCCGATGCCCGCGCCGGGATTGTGCAGGCCGCCGCGCTCCACGCGCCGAGCTGGCACAACCGGGCGATCCTCGATGCCGACTGGCTCCAGCCCGATCCCGAAGCAGCCGCCAAGGTCAAGGCGCTCTACCCCCAGGCGCAGGCGATCTTCCGCGAACGCTATGCGGGTGTGCTCGAACCGGAATACATGGCGCTGTGCGAGGCGCTGGCCGAACACACCGCCACCACCGACCGGGTGAGCGAGGCCATCAGCCTCGTCCATGGCGACTTCCGGCTCGACAACCTGCTGTTCGACATCAAGGGCGGGGCGGAAGCCATTGCGGTGCTCGACTGGCAGACCCTCACCATCGGCAACGGGCTCACCGATATCGGCTATTTCCTCGGCTGCGGCATTGGCGATGCCTTGCGCCGTGCGCACGAGGGCGAACTACTCGATCTCTACTGCGCCGAGATGACCGCGCGCGGCGTGCCTATGAGCCGCGATGCGATCTGGCGCGACTATGTCGTGGGCGCGCTCCACGGGGTCTCGACCGCCGTGTTCAGCGCCGCCTTCGTGGTGCGCACCGAGCGCGGCGATGCCAATTTTCTGTCGATGGCGCGCGGCGCCTGCGCGCTGTGCCTTGAGCACGGCAGCCTCGACCTGATGCAGAAAGGATGA
- the hisN gene encoding histidinol-phosphatase: MTDKDLALALRLADAAGAAIRPLFRGQWSHERKADRSFVTEADRAAEAAMRALIETTFPADGIIGEEYGTRNEGAGRQWVLDPIDGTTSFIAGRPIFGTLIALLQDGWPVLGIIDQPIAGERWVGAIGQPTLFNGKPAATKPLKELSDAVLATTSPHLFTNEEADAFMSVAKTVAEKKIVFGGDCYNYGLVASGHIDVVIEAGLKLYDYAALVPVVEGAGGMMADWQGNPLDAGSDGTVIALGDPARLEDVLEAMG, translated from the coding sequence ATGACCGATAAAGACCTCGCCCTTGCTCTGCGCCTTGCCGATGCGGCGGGGGCTGCGATCCGTCCGCTGTTTCGCGGGCAATGGAGCCATGAGCGCAAGGCCGACCGGAGCTTCGTCACCGAGGCGGACCGCGCTGCCGAGGCCGCGATGCGCGCTCTCATCGAAACCACCTTCCCTGCCGACGGCATCATCGGCGAGGAATATGGCACCCGCAACGAAGGCGCTGGCCGCCAGTGGGTGCTCGATCCGATCGACGGCACCACCAGCTTCATCGCCGGCCGCCCGATCTTCGGCACGCTGATCGCCTTGTTGCAGGACGGCTGGCCGGTGCTCGGCATCATAGACCAGCCGATCGCGGGCGAGCGTTGGGTGGGGGCCATCGGTCAGCCGACCCTGTTCAACGGCAAGCCTGCCGCCACCAAGCCTCTGAAGGAGCTCTCCGACGCGGTGCTTGCCACCACCAGCCCGCACCTCTTCACCAATGAAGAGGCCGACGCCTTCATGTCGGTCGCCAAGACAGTGGCCGAAAAGAAGATCGTGTTCGGCGGGGACTGCTACAATTACGGCCTCGTCGCGTCGGGCCATATCGACGTGGTGATCGAGGCGGGCCTCAAGCTCTACGACTACGCCGCGCTGGTGCCGGTGGTGGAGGGCGCGGGCGGGATGATGGCCGATTGGCAGGGCAATCCGCTCGATGCCGGCTCCGACGGCACGGTCATCGCCCTGGGCGATCCCGCGCGGCTTGAGGATGTGCTTGAAGCCATGGGTTAG
- a CDS encoding ribose-phosphate pyrophosphokinase, with amino-acid sequence MKIMSGNSNLPLARAIAAYLEIPLTDASVRRFADEEVFVEIHENVRGEDVFVVQPTSFPANDNLMELLICIDALRRASAKRITAVVPYFGYARQDRKPGPRTPISAKLVANLITQAGADRVLAVDLHAGQIQGFFDIPTDNLYAAPVMAADIQARYGDQALMVVSPDVGGVVRARALAKRLDNAPLAIVDKRRDRPGESEVMNIIGDVSGRHCILIDDIIDSGGTLCNAAEALLAGGAKSVAAYITHGVLSGGAVARINGSALKELVITDSIRPTEATDASDRIRVLTIAPLIGEAIRRIADESSVSSLFD; translated from the coding sequence ATGAAGATCATGTCCGGCAATTCGAACCTGCCGCTCGCCCGGGCCATTGCGGCCTATCTCGAAATCCCGCTGACCGATGCGAGCGTGCGGCGCTTTGCCGACGAGGAAGTCTTCGTCGAAATCCACGAGAACGTGCGCGGCGAGGACGTGTTCGTGGTCCAGCCGACGAGCTTCCCGGCCAACGACAACCTGATGGAACTGCTGATCTGCATCGATGCGCTGCGCCGCGCTTCGGCCAAGCGGATCACGGCGGTGGTGCCCTATTTCGGCTACGCCCGGCAGGACCGCAAGCCCGGCCCGCGCACGCCGATCTCGGCCAAGCTGGTCGCCAATCTGATCACCCAGGCCGGCGCTGACCGCGTGCTCGCGGTCGATCTCCACGCCGGGCAGATCCAGGGCTTCTTCGATATCCCGACCGACAATCTCTACGCCGCCCCCGTGATGGCCGCCGATATTCAGGCGCGTTACGGCGATCAGGCGCTGATGGTGGTCTCGCCCGACGTCGGCGGCGTGGTGCGCGCCCGCGCGCTCGCCAAGCGGCTCGACAATGCCCCGCTCGCGATCGTCGACAAGCGCCGTGATCGCCCGGGCGAATCCGAAGTGATGAACATCATCGGTGACGTTTCGGGCCGCCACTGCATCCTGATCGACGACATCATCGATTCGGGCGGCACCCTGTGCAACGCGGCCGAAGCGCTGCTGGCGGGCGGGGCCAAGTCGGTCGCGGCCTATATCACCCACGGCGTTCTGTCGGGCGGTGCGGTGGCGCGCATCAACGGCTCGGCGCTGAAGGAACTGGTGATCACCGATTCGATCCGCCCGACCGAAGCCACCGATGCCTCCGACCGCATCCGCGTGCTCACCATCGCGCCGCTGATCGGTGAAGCGATCCGCCGGATTGCGGATGAAAGCTCGGTTTCGAGCCTCTTCGATTGA
- a CDS encoding DUF1295 domain-containing protein, whose protein sequence is MSFQHAARSLVVVLVASILGLAFAWFAGSGSLPFAGLPAVFVCALIAFGVNWLAFIPAALFQSDRYYDTTGALTYLSVTATACFATYELRGALELQALAVAGMVGIWTVRLGSFLFTRIHAAGGTDVRFEKIKVNPPRFLVAWTLQACWVIFTASAALVIITSPEPRQLDAFFWAGTALWVIGFAFEVIADDQKRRFRADPANHGTFITSGLWAWSQHPNYFGEITLWAGILVIALPQLSGTGWLVVFSPVFVALLLTRVSGINLLDAIAKKRWGDDPAWQAYVARTPVLFPRPPR, encoded by the coding sequence ATGTCGTTCCAGCATGCCGCGCGCAGTCTGGTGGTGGTGCTGGTGGCCAGCATCCTCGGCCTTGCCTTCGCGTGGTTTGCGGGGAGCGGCTCGCTGCCCTTCGCAGGCCTTCCGGCGGTATTCGTCTGTGCGCTGATCGCCTTCGGGGTGAACTGGCTCGCCTTTATCCCCGCCGCGCTGTTCCAGTCGGACCGCTACTACGACACCACCGGGGCGCTCACCTATCTGAGCGTTACGGCCACGGCCTGCTTCGCCACTTACGAGTTGCGCGGTGCGCTGGAGCTGCAGGCTCTGGCGGTCGCGGGGATGGTGGGCATCTGGACGGTGCGCCTTGGCTCCTTCCTGTTCACCCGCATCCACGCTGCGGGCGGCACGGATGTGCGGTTCGAGAAGATCAAGGTGAACCCGCCGCGCTTTCTGGTGGCGTGGACCTTGCAGGCCTGCTGGGTGATCTTCACCGCCTCGGCTGCGCTGGTGATCATCACATCGCCCGAGCCGCGCCAGCTTGATGCCTTCTTCTGGGCAGGGACGGCGCTGTGGGTGATTGGGTTCGCCTTCGAGGTGATCGCCGATGATCAGAAGCGCCGCTTCCGCGCTGATCCCGCCAATCACGGCACATTCATCACCTCCGGCCTGTGGGCATGGTCGCAGCATCCCAACTATTTCGGCGAGATCACGCTGTGGGCAGGCATCCTCGTGATTGCCCTGCCGCAGCTGTCGGGCACGGGCTGGCTGGTGGTGTTCTCGCCGGTGTTTGTGGCGCTGCTGCTGACGCGGGTGAGCGGGATCAACCTGCTCGATGCCATTGCGAAAAAGCGCTGGGGCGATGATCCGGCATGGCAGGCCTATGTCGCGCGCACGCCGGTGCTGTTCCCGCGCCCGCCGCGCTGA
- a CDS encoding acyl-CoA dehydrogenase family protein, with protein sequence MDFNFTEEQDMVRDGLSRLVREQYDWETRRKAIASAAGWRPEVWAQLAELGILGMPFSEADGGFGGGAVDAMVICQEFGKGLVVEPFVPTVVCAGGFLKHAGTAAQKEEHIGGIVAGSAVFAFAYAEPRGRYDYADLETTATKDGAGYVLNGHKAVVIGAPWASHLVVTARTGGARRDREGVSVFVVAKDAAGITTRDYVTVDGRRASEVYFENVAIGADALIGEEGAGLALIELVTDEAIAALCAEACGAMKVAHSMTVEYSRQRKQFGVPIGTFQVLQHRMVDMYTAYETAVSLTYLATLRLGSDERTRKQAVSAAKVGVGQSARLIGQEAVQIHGGNGVTDEYAIGHYFKRLTIFDSEFGNVDHHLKRHVALA encoded by the coding sequence GTGGACTTCAACTTCACCGAAGAACAGGACATGGTGCGCGACGGCCTGTCGCGGCTGGTGCGCGAGCAGTATGACTGGGAAACCCGGCGCAAGGCGATCGCCAGCGCAGCCGGCTGGCGGCCGGAAGTGTGGGCGCAGCTGGCTGAACTCGGCATCCTCGGCATGCCCTTCTCCGAGGCCGATGGCGGCTTTGGCGGCGGTGCGGTCGATGCGATGGTGATCTGCCAGGAATTCGGCAAGGGCCTGGTGGTCGAGCCGTTTGTCCCGACCGTGGTCTGTGCGGGCGGCTTCCTCAAGCACGCCGGCACCGCTGCCCAGAAGGAAGAGCATATCGGCGGCATCGTGGCGGGCAGCGCCGTGTTTGCCTTCGCCTATGCCGAACCGCGCGGGCGCTATGACTATGCCGATCTTGAAACCACCGCGACCAAGGACGGCGCAGGCTATGTGCTGAACGGCCACAAGGCGGTCGTGATCGGCGCGCCCTGGGCGAGCCATCTCGTCGTCACCGCCCGCACCGGCGGCGCACGGCGCGACCGCGAGGGCGTGTCGGTGTTCGTGGTCGCCAAGGACGCGGCCGGGATCACCACCCGCGATTACGTGACGGTCGATGGCCGCCGCGCTTCGGAAGTCTATTTCGAGAACGTCGCGATTGGCGCCGATGCGCTGATCGGCGAGGAAGGCGCAGGCCTTGCCCTGATCGAGCTCGTCACCGACGAAGCCATCGCCGCCCTGTGCGCCGAGGCCTGCGGGGCGATGAAGGTCGCACATAGCATGACGGTGGAATACAGCCGCCAGCGCAAGCAGTTCGGCGTGCCGATCGGCACCTTCCAGGTGCTCCAGCACCGCATGGTCGACATGTACACGGCCTACGAAACCGCCGTCTCGCTGACCTATCTCGCCACCCTGCGTTTGGGTTCGGACGAACGCACCCGCAAGCAGGCGGTCTCGGCGGCGAAGGTCGGCGTGGGCCAGTCGGCGCGGCTGATCGGGCAGGAAGCGGTGCAGATCCACGGCGGCAACGGCGTGACCGACGAATATGCCATCGGCCACTACTTCAAGCGCCTGACGATCTTCGACAGCGAATTCGGCAACGTCGATCATCATCTCAAGCGCCACGTCGCGCTGGCGTAA
- a CDS encoding acyl-CoA dehydrogenase family protein produces the protein MNLEFTPEEQAFRDEVRAFIAENHPKELGDFGMREDMTREEMVAWHKILGRKGWSVPAWPVEYGGTGWTPTQRYIWSEENARANTFMPLPFGVSMVGPVIYTFGSEEQKARHLPGIRSGEVWWCQGYSEPGAGSDLASLKTTAVRDGDHYVINGQKTWTTLAQHADWGFFLCRTDSTAKQQEGISFILVDMKTPGVEVKPIKLLDGGYEVNETWLTDVRVPVENLVGVENKGWTYAKFLLAHERSGIAGVARSKRGIEKLREIAANETAYGEPLIKDFDFAKKVSQLEIDLAALEITELRTLAGEQAGKGPGPESSILKIKGTEIQQRLTELTLEAVGTYGAPFYGEIANDTGTNEFPVGPAHAQHAAATYFNMRKTSIYGGSNEIQRNIITKMILGL, from the coding sequence ATGAACCTCGAATTCACCCCCGAAGAGCAGGCCTTCCGCGACGAAGTGCGCGCCTTCATTGCCGAGAACCATCCCAAGGAACTGGGCGATTTCGGCATGCGCGAGGACATGACCCGCGAGGAAATGGTCGCGTGGCACAAGATCCTCGGCCGCAAGGGCTGGTCGGTTCCCGCATGGCCGGTGGAGTACGGCGGCACCGGCTGGACCCCGACCCAGCGCTACATCTGGTCGGAAGAAAACGCCCGCGCCAACACCTTCATGCCGCTGCCCTTCGGCGTCTCGATGGTCGGACCCGTCATCTACACCTTCGGTTCGGAAGAGCAGAAGGCCAGGCACCTGCCGGGCATCCGCAGCGGCGAAGTGTGGTGGTGCCAGGGCTATTCCGAGCCGGGCGCGGGTTCCGACCTTGCGAGCCTCAAGACCACCGCGGTGCGTGACGGCGATCACTATGTCATCAACGGCCAGAAGACCTGGACGACGCTCGCCCAGCACGCCGACTGGGGCTTCTTCCTGTGCCGCACCGATTCGACTGCCAAGCAGCAGGAAGGCATCAGCTTCATCCTCGTCGACATGAAGACGCCCGGTGTGGAAGTGAAGCCGATCAAGCTGCTCGACGGCGGCTACGAGGTCAACGAGACCTGGCTCACCGATGTGCGCGTGCCGGTCGAGAACCTCGTCGGCGTGGAGAACAAGGGCTGGACCTATGCCAAGTTCCTGCTCGCGCATGAACGTTCTGGCATCGCCGGTGTCGCGCGTTCGAAGCGCGGGATCGAGAAGCTGCGCGAGATCGCCGCGAACGAGACCGCCTATGGCGAGCCGCTGATCAAGGATTTCGACTTCGCCAAGAAGGTCAGCCAGCTCGAGATCGATCTCGCCGCGCTGGAAATCACCGAACTGCGCACGCTCGCGGGCGAGCAGGCGGGCAAGGGCCCGGGGCCGGAAAGCTCGATCCTCAAGATCAAGGGCACCGAAATCCAGCAACGCCTCACCGAACTGACGCTGGAAGCGGTCGGCACCTATGGTGCGCCTTTCTATGGCGAGATCGCCAATGACACGGGGACCAACGAATTCCCCGTCGGCCCCGCCCACGCGCAGCACGCCGCGGCGACCTATTTCAACATGCGCAAGACCTCGATCTATGGCGGATCGAACGAAATCCAGCGCAACATCATCACCAAGATGATCCTCGGCCTCTAA
- the glpX gene encoding class II fructose-bisphosphatase, which yields MNSSTDTDADTAKQAAADNAIQRVLVLEMVRVTEAAAIAAAQLIGRGDEKAADAAAVEAMRRAFDNLYIDGTVVIGEGERDEAPMLFIGEKVGMGKGPKIDIALDPLEGTTITAKAGPNALAVLAAAEEGCLLNAPDTYMDKLAVGPGYPEGIIDLAKSPTENVLAVAAAKGVDPAQINVCVLDRPRHAALIAELRALGCGVVLIGDGDVAGVIAVTDEETTVDMYMGQGGAPEGVLAAAALRCVGGQFNGRLVFRNEDEKARARKWGITDLDRIYKLEDLAKGDCIFAATGVTSGSLLDGVKRKRKPTGETILTTESVVMRASSGTVRWIRGEHRIP from the coding sequence ATGAACTCCTCGACCGATACCGATGCAGACACCGCCAAGCAAGCCGCTGCGGACAATGCGATCCAGCGCGTGCTGGTGCTGGAAATGGTGCGCGTCACCGAAGCGGCGGCGATTGCTGCTGCGCAGCTGATCGGTCGCGGGGATGAAAAGGCCGCCGATGCCGCCGCCGTGGAAGCCATGCGCCGCGCCTTCGACAACCTCTATATCGACGGCACCGTGGTGATCGGCGAGGGCGAGCGTGACGAGGCCCCGATGCTGTTCATCGGCGAAAAGGTCGGCATGGGCAAAGGTCCGAAGATCGACATTGCCTTGGACCCGCTCGAAGGCACCACCATCACCGCCAAGGCCGGGCCCAATGCGCTCGCAGTGCTGGCGGCGGCGGAAGAAGGCTGCCTGCTGAACGCGCCCGACACCTATATGGACAAGCTGGCGGTCGGCCCGGGCTATCCCGAAGGCATCATCGATCTCGCCAAATCGCCGACCGAGAATGTGCTGGCTGTGGCGGCGGCCAAGGGCGTCGATCCGGCGCAGATCAATGTCTGCGTGCTTGATCGTCCGCGCCATGCCGCGCTGATCGCCGAGCTTCGCGCGCTGGGCTGCGGCGTGGTGCTGATCGGCGATGGCGACGTGGCGGGCGTGATCGCGGTGACCGACGAGGAAACCACGGTCGACATGTATATGGGCCAGGGCGGCGCCCCCGAAGGCGTGCTCGCGGCAGCCGCGCTGCGCTGCGTCGGCGGGCAGTTCAACGGCCGTCTGGTGTTCCGCAACGAGGACGAGAAGGCCCGCGCCCGCAAATGGGGCATCACCGACCTTGACCGCATCTACAAGCTCGAAGACCTCGCCAAGGGCGACTGCATCTTCGCGGCGACCGGCGTGACGAGCGGCTCGCTGCTCGACGGGGTGAAGCGCAAGCGCAAGCCGACCGGCGAGACCATCCTCACCACCGAAAGCGTGGTCATGCGCGCCTCCTCAGGAACGGTGCGCTGGATCAGAGGCGAACACCGCATTCCCTGA
- a CDS encoding homoserine dehydrogenase, which translates to MTTTASAPLRIAIAGLGTVGAGVIRLLDTNRALIAARAGRPIEVVAVSARDRGKDRGVDIARFAWEDDMTALARRDDVDVVVELVGGSDGPALALSRAALGADKGLVTANKAMIAHHGLELAETAEAHNAALKFEAAVAGGIPVIKGLREGTSANALTKVYGILNGTCNYILSTMERTGADFADVLAEAQRLGFAEADPAFDIEGVDAAHKLAILAAIGFGTRVDFKGVRVSGITQVRAADIAQADALGFVIRLIGEADVEETPAGPRLLQRVRPCLVAKGHPLSAVDGPTNAVVAEGNFSGRLLFQGAGAGDGPTASAVAADLIDIARDEVGAPFSIPSAQLAALPPAEPGHRTERTYIRFMVKDRPGVLAEITAAMRDGAVSIESLIQQGRGADAGKVMVAMVTHEGPESGVAAALALLEGSESLTGAPLVLPILPL; encoded by the coding sequence TTGACCACCACTGCATCTGCACCGCTGCGCATTGCTATCGCCGGGCTCGGCACGGTGGGGGCGGGAGTCATCCGGCTGCTCGATACCAACCGGGCGCTGATCGCCGCGCGCGCCGGTCGCCCGATCGAGGTGGTGGCGGTCTCGGCGCGGGATCGCGGCAAGGATCGCGGGGTCGATATCGCCCGCTTTGCGTGGGAGGACGACATGACCGCGCTCGCCCGTCGCGACGATGTGGACGTGGTGGTGGAACTGGTCGGTGGGTCGGACGGCCCGGCGCTGGCCCTGTCGCGCGCGGCGCTGGGGGCGGACAAGGGCCTTGTCACTGCCAACAAGGCGATGATAGCGCATCACGGGCTGGAACTCGCGGAAACCGCCGAGGCGCATAATGCCGCCCTGAAGTTCGAGGCGGCGGTGGCGGGCGGGATTCCGGTGATCAAAGGCCTGCGCGAAGGCACCAGCGCCAACGCGCTCACCAAGGTCTACGGCATCCTCAACGGCACCTGCAATTACATCCTCTCCACCATGGAGCGCACCGGCGCGGACTTTGCCGATGTGCTGGCCGAGGCCCAGCGCCTGGGCTTTGCCGAGGCTGACCCCGCTTTCGACATCGAGGGCGTGGACGCGGCGCACAAGCTCGCGATTCTGGCGGCGATCGGGTTCGGCACGCGGGTCGATTTCAAAGGCGTGCGCGTCTCCGGCATCACCCAGGTGCGCGCAGCCGACATTGCCCAGGCCGATGCGCTGGGTTTTGTCATCCGGCTGATCGGCGAGGCAGACGTGGAAGAGACCCCCGCCGGCCCCCGCCTGCTCCAGCGCGTCCGGCCCTGCCTTGTCGCCAAGGGCCACCCGCTGAGCGCGGTTGACGGCCCCACCAATGCGGTGGTCGCCGAGGGCAATTTCTCGGGCCGCCTGCTGTTCCAGGGCGCGGGCGCAGGCGACGGGCCGACCGCGAGCGCCGTCGCCGCCGATCTCATCGACATTGCCCGCGACGAGGTGGGCGCGCCTTTCTCGATCCCCAGCGCGCAACTGGCCGCGCTCCCGCCCGCCGAACCCGGCCACCGCACCGAGCGCACCTATATCCGCTTCATGGTCAAGGACCGCCCCGGCGTGCTTGCCGAAATCACCGCCGCGATGCGCGACGGTGCGGTCTCGATCGAAAGCCTGATCCAGCAGGGCCGCGGCGCGGATGCGGGCAAGGTAATGGTGGCGATGGTGACCCACGAAGGCCCCGAATCGGGCGTCGCGGCGGCGCTGGCGCTGCTGGAGGGTTCCGAAAGCCTGACCGGCGCGCCGCTGGTGCTTCCGATCCTGCCGCTCTAA
- a CDS encoding energy transducer TonB: MSYASQQQGLTGTKLVALIIALAIVGGIGAVMVIGLAINAIKKEIERVTTVDIEEPPPPEEPDEPPPPQENTAPPPPVAPPPPISIAPAPPPIQTQPTIPPPSPPALRIPPPAPVGPPPAPPAPSQARGARTKNERSWATRIQENYPARALREEIEGTVGLRVTVTPDGRAANCSVTASSGSDILDAAACQGMERYARFDPALDAAGNPTNGSYSTRITYRLN; this comes from the coding sequence ATGTCCTACGCTAGCCAACAACAAGGATTGACCGGCACCAAGCTCGTTGCATTGATCATCGCGCTTGCGATCGTCGGTGGCATCGGGGCGGTGATGGTCATCGGCCTTGCGATCAACGCCATCAAGAAAGAGATCGAGCGGGTTACCACCGTCGACATCGAAGAGCCGCCGCCGCCCGAGGAACCGGACGAGCCGCCGCCACCGCAGGAAAACACGGCTCCGCCGCCGCCGGTCGCGCCTCCGCCGCCGATCAGCATCGCGCCGGCTCCGCCGCCGATCCAGACCCAGCCGACGATTCCGCCGCCGTCTCCGCCGGCTCTGCGGATTCCGCCGCCGGCTCCGGTCGGCCCGCCGCCGGCTCCCCCGGCGCCGTCGCAGGCCCGTGGTGCACGCACCAAGAACGAGCGCAGCTGGGCGACCCGCATTCAGGAAAACTATCCGGCCCGCGCCCTGCGCGAAGAAATCGAAGGCACGGTTGGCCTTCGCGTCACCGTTACCCCCGATGGCCGGGCAGCGAATTGTTCGGTTACCGCTTCGAGCGGCTCGGACATCCTCGATGCGGCCGCATGTCAGGGTATGGAGCGTTACGCCCGGTTCGATCCGGCGCTTGACGCGGCCGGTAACCCGACCAACGGCAGCTACTCGACGCGCATCACCTATCGTTTGAACTGA
- a CDS encoding MotA/TolQ/ExbB proton channel family protein has protein sequence MNLYTLAAVAGEAPKNQFGFMEAMKEGGPVAWSILTVMIIMSVGTFYIMFTKIFEQNKIMKQYKTVQTSFWRAASLKEGAAKLEKDGAWRQLADDAVKAQEDHGKMTDALESHDYMHGSLQRSEDSINSVLAGGLPFLATVGATSPFVGLLGTVIGIYRALINIGIEGSASIDKVAGPVGEALIMTAIGLLVAVPAVLAFNWLQSRNRRINELLSGFSTDILAYINSNGAVKPTPVAAAPAKPAAKPANAPATKA, from the coding sequence ATGAACCTTTACACCCTTGCCGCCGTTGCCGGCGAAGCGCCCAAGAACCAGTTCGGCTTCATGGAAGCCATGAAGGAAGGCGGCCCGGTTGCCTGGTCGATCCTTACCGTCATGATCATCATGTCGGTCGGCACCTTCTACATCATGTTCACGAAGATCTTCGAGCAGAACAAGATCATGAAGCAGTACAAGACCGTGCAGACCAGCTTCTGGCGCGCGGCGAGCCTCAAGGAAGGCGCTGCCAAGCTCGAGAAGGACGGCGCATGGCGCCAGCTGGCCGACGACGCTGTCAAGGCCCAGGAAGACCACGGCAAGATGACCGACGCGCTCGAATCGCATGACTACATGCACGGTTCGCTCCAGCGTTCGGAAGATTCGATCAACTCGGTGCTCGCAGGCGGCCTGCCGTTCCTCGCGACCGTCGGTGCGACCTCGCCGTTCGTCGGTCTGCTCGGCACCGTGATCGGGATCTACCGCGCGCTGATCAACATCGGCATCGAAGGTTCGGCCTCGATCGACAAGGTCGCCGGCCCGGTCGGTGAAGCGCTGATCATGACCGCCATCGGTCTGCTCGTCGCTGTGCCTGCGGTGCTTGCGTTCAACTGGCTGCAGTCGCGCAACCGTCGCATCAACGAGCTGCTCTCGGGCTTCTCGACCGACATCCTCGCCTACATCAACTCGAACGGCGCCGTGAAGCCGACTCCGGTTGCTGCCGCTCCGGCCAAGCCTGCTGCAAAGCCGGCGAACGCTCCGGCCACCAAGGCCTGA
- a CDS encoding biopolymer transporter ExbD: MAISTGGGADTPMSDINTTPLVDVMLVLLIIFLIAVPVAIQTIEKLKIPVFVSVESKNKVENLQLTVSTTDAAGRSAGEPGFEGASRSGECRVYFNNITPVSSEELYDQAFTRLDNIVKAAGGVEAIMADPEKIPQVHIRADVQAPWRCVAGTIYNVQAAGYPTVGFISNPVEPGI, translated from the coding sequence ATGGCGATTTCGACGGGAGGCGGGGCAGATACCCCTATGTCCGACATCAACACCACGCCGCTGGTGGACGTGATGCTGGTGCTCCTGATCATCTTCCTCATCGCGGTCCCGGTGGCGATCCAGACGATCGAAAAGCTGAAGATCCCCGTGTTCGTATCGGTTGAATCGAAGAACAAGGTGGAAAACCTCCAGCTGACCGTCAGCACCACCGATGCCGCCGGTCGGAGCGCCGGGGAACCGGGCTTCGAAGGCGCATCGCGTAGCGGGGAATGCCGGGTCTACTTCAACAACATCACTCCGGTGAGCTCGGAAGAACTTTACGATCAGGCGTTCACCCGCCTCGACAATATCGTGAAGGCTGCCGGCGGCGTTGAAGCGATCATGGCCGATCCCGAGAAGATCCCGCAGGTGCACATCCGTGCCGACGTGCAGGCCCCGTGGCGCTGCGTTGCGGGTACGATCTACAACGTTCAGGCCGCCGGCTATCCGACCGTCGGGTTCATCTCGAACCCGGTCGAGCCCGGCATCTGA